In the Helianthus annuus cultivar XRQ/B chromosome 11, HanXRQr2.0-SUNRISE, whole genome shotgun sequence genome, one interval contains:
- the LOC110890486 gene encoding REF/SRPP-like protein At3g05500 → MEEQRLKYLQFVQMAALHAFLYASKAYSYAKNNSGPLKPKVETIEGTLKTVVSPAYDKYHHVPVEVLKFVDRKVDETVDKFGNRVQPFVKQVSTKTKNLSAEVKTAGLAKTAYTKLEPTAKGLYTKYEPVAEQYAVSAWQSLNQLPLFPKVTKVVVPTAAYCSEKYNQTVQQTTEKGYKVSSYLPLVPTERIAKVFNPVEPVGTSGGEGAVVSH, encoded by the exons ATGGAAGAACAGAGGTTGAAGTACCTGCAATTTGTACAAATGGCAGCTCTCCATGCTTTTCTTTATGCTTCAAAAGCATATAGTTATGCCAAGAACAACTCCGGTCCACTCAAACCCAAGGTGGAGACGATAGAGGGTACCCTAAAGACCGTTGTCAGCCCTGCGTACGACAAGTACCATCATGTTCCTGTTGAGGTCCTAAAGTTCGTTGACCGTAAG GTAGATGAGACGGTTGACAAATTCGGCAATCGGGTGCAGCCTTTTGTGAAACAAGTGTCAACTAAAACCAAGAACTTGTCTGCAGAGGTTAAGACTGCTGGGCTGGCAAAAACCGCGTACACAAAGCTTGAGCCGACTGCTAAAGGACTCTACACAAAATACGAGCCGGTTGCTGAGCAATATGCTGTTTCGGCTTGGCAATCACTGAACCAGCTTCCACTCTTTCCTAAGGTGACTAAGGTGGTGGTGCCAACAGCTGCTTACTGTTCAGAGAAGTACAACCAAACCGTGCAGCAAACAACAGAGAAAGGGTACAAGGTTTCTTCGTATCTTCCGTTGGTGCCGACCGAAAGGATTGCTAAGGTGTTCAACCCTGTTGAGCCGGTGGGCACGAGTGGAGGTGAAGGGGCGGTTGTGTCACATTAG